The Tripterygium wilfordii isolate XIE 37 chromosome 5, ASM1340144v1, whole genome shotgun sequence genome window below encodes:
- the LOC119998123 gene encoding transcription factor bHLH48 isoform X1, with translation MLPVEKSGARSSPERPEPDYTALDSLQFREEIQQLMSVPPENASSFTALLELPPTQAMALLHSPGTGESSAVPASSKKPVIEDGIKPYPHGNLTLPTTTTLIEGAARFSVFARENHTPELSCVPSNSSANLEKAVKNEPADTESYPNLSQPLVSEPTVGNKSQKQSPNQTQRSVKRKEREKKGKGCAKKSKSAANEGSDDAEKLPYVHVRARRGQATDSHSLAERARREKINARMKLLQELVPGCNKISGTALVLDEIINHVQSLQHQVEFLSMKLAAVNPRIDFNLDSILTAESGSVMDNNFPNMVMPLMWPEVQVNENGLQSQPQWHFDAIHPPVWGREEDSHNFINSENSLLTYDSSANSASLHSNHLKMEL, from the exons ATGCTGCCAGTTGAAAAATCTGGAGCTAGATCCAGCCCTGAAAGACCGGAGCCAGACTATACGGCGCTGGATTCTCTGCAATTCAGAGAAGAAATCCAGCAATTGATGAGCGTACCACCAGAAAACGCGAGTTCCTTCACTGCTCTCCTCGAGCTACCGCCCACTCAGGCCATGGCGCTTCTCCACTCGCCGGGAACCGGCGAATCTTCGGCAGTCCCTGCGTCTAGCAAGAAGCCTGTTATTGAGGACGGTATAAAACCGTATCCACATGGTAATTTGACGCTTCCAACAACCACTACTCTGATCGAGGGCGCCGCGAGATTCTCCGTATTCGCCAGAGAGAACCACACACCCGAATTGAGCTGCGTGCCATCTAATTCCAGCGCGAATCTCGAGAAAGCGGTGAAGAACGAGCCGGCCGACACCGAATCGTACCCCAATTTGTCGCAGCCGCTGGTCTCCGAACCGACGGTGGGGAACAAAAGCCAGAAGCAGAGCCCGAATCAGACCCAGAGGTCGGTGAAGCGAAAGGAACGAGAGAAGAAG GGCAAAGGGTGTGCCAAAAAGAGCAAGAGCGCCGCAAACGAGGGTTCCGATGATGCAGAGAAGCTTCCTTACGTGCACGTTCGTGCCCGTCGTGGTCAAGCCACCGACAGCCACAGTTTAGCTGAAAGA GCCAGGAGAGAGAAGATAAACGCCAGAATGAAGCTACTGCAAGAGCTGGTCCCCGGCTGCAACAAG ATTTCTGGTACAGCATTGGTGCTAGATGAAATCATCAACCATGTACAATCTCTACAGCATCAAGTGGAG TTTTTATCTATGAAGCTGGCAGCGGTCAACCCTAGAATTGATTTCAACCTTGACAGTATATTGACTGCAGAA AGTGGATCTGTAATGGATAATAACTTTCCGAACATGGTTATGCCTTTGATGTGGCCTGAAGTCCAGGTCAATGAAAACGGACTACAGTCCCAACCGCAATGgcattttgatgctattcaCCCACCAGTTTGGGGGAGAGAAGAAGACAGTCATAACTTCATTAATTCTGAGAACTCACTTCTGACCTATGACTCCTCTGCAAATTCAG CATCTCTGCACTCGAATCATTTGAAAATGGAGCTATGA
- the LOC119998123 gene encoding transcription factor bHLH60 isoform X2 has translation MLPVEKSGARSSPERPEPDYTALDSLQFREEIQQLMSVPPENASSFTALLELPPTQAMALLHSPGTGESSAVPASSKKPVIEDGIKPYPHGNLTLPTTTTLIEGAARFSVFARENHTPELSCVPSNSSANLEKAVKNEPADTESYPNLSQPLVSEPTVGNKSQKQSPNQTQRSVKRKEREKKISGTALVLDEIINHVQSLQHQVEFLSMKLAAVNPRIDFNLDSILTAESGSVMDNNFPNMVMPLMWPEVQVNENGLQSQPQWHFDAIHPPVWGREEDSHNFINSENSLLTYDSSANSASLHSNHLKMEL, from the exons ATGCTGCCAGTTGAAAAATCTGGAGCTAGATCCAGCCCTGAAAGACCGGAGCCAGACTATACGGCGCTGGATTCTCTGCAATTCAGAGAAGAAATCCAGCAATTGATGAGCGTACCACCAGAAAACGCGAGTTCCTTCACTGCTCTCCTCGAGCTACCGCCCACTCAGGCCATGGCGCTTCTCCACTCGCCGGGAACCGGCGAATCTTCGGCAGTCCCTGCGTCTAGCAAGAAGCCTGTTATTGAGGACGGTATAAAACCGTATCCACATGGTAATTTGACGCTTCCAACAACCACTACTCTGATCGAGGGCGCCGCGAGATTCTCCGTATTCGCCAGAGAGAACCACACACCCGAATTGAGCTGCGTGCCATCTAATTCCAGCGCGAATCTCGAGAAAGCGGTGAAGAACGAGCCGGCCGACACCGAATCGTACCCCAATTTGTCGCAGCCGCTGGTCTCCGAACCGACGGTGGGGAACAAAAGCCAGAAGCAGAGCCCGAATCAGACCCAGAGGTCGGTGAAGCGAAAGGAACGAGAGAAGAAG ATTTCTGGTACAGCATTGGTGCTAGATGAAATCATCAACCATGTACAATCTCTACAGCATCAAGTGGAG TTTTTATCTATGAAGCTGGCAGCGGTCAACCCTAGAATTGATTTCAACCTTGACAGTATATTGACTGCAGAA AGTGGATCTGTAATGGATAATAACTTTCCGAACATGGTTATGCCTTTGATGTGGCCTGAAGTCCAGGTCAATGAAAACGGACTACAGTCCCAACCGCAATGgcattttgatgctattcaCCCACCAGTTTGGGGGAGAGAAGAAGACAGTCATAACTTCATTAATTCTGAGAACTCACTTCTGACCTATGACTCCTCTGCAAATTCAG CATCTCTGCACTCGAATCATTTGAAAATGGAGCTATGA
- the LOC119998866 gene encoding protein EMSY-LIKE 1-like isoform X1: MISSDLERYLSLGTDDDLPSSHHNRISRRGHVTGNGTSVVGSAPYSLHSDMEAQIHALEQEAYIAVLRAFKAQSDAITWEKEGLITELRKELRVSDDKHRELLTRVNGDEIIQRIREWRQAGGNQAARFSASQPVHDIIPSPTVSASRKKQKTSQLGPGISSKNPMQYPSTGLAVNRRFMGHGTSGAFVSNEPAERATYDPLIGRKVWTRWPEDNNFYEAVITDHNPSEGRHALVYDINTASETWEWVDLKEISPEDIRWEGEDPGISHHGALGLQGHGINKPLSRGRFIPSVGRGTESLKEHSKIEFLPSQNGVPIKLADDIELLNTETLVREVEQIIVLSDPDPLELEKAQTMLKEQEQALINAIARLADASDGDGDGEQPLSNG; this comes from the exons ATGATCTCATCGGATCTGGAACGCTATTTGTCTCTAG GTACTGATGATGATCTCCCTTCTTCACATCACAATAGAATTTCAAGAAGAGGACATGTGACCGGAAATGGAACATCTGTGGTAGGTTCTGCCCCATATTCTTTGCACAGTGACATGGAGGCCCAAATTCATGCACTTGAGCAAGAAGCTTATATCGCTGTCCTGCGCGCTTTCAAGGCTCAGTCTGATGCCATCACTTGG GAGAAGGAGGGTTTGATAACTGAACTTAGAAAGGAATTGAGGGTATCTGACGACAAACATCGAGAGCTTCTAACCAGGGTCAATGGCGATGAGATCATCCAAAGGATAAG AGAGTGGAGACAGGCAGGTGGGAACCAAGCTGCCAGGTTTAGTGCCTCTCAGCCCGTCCACGATATTATACCCAGTCCTACTGTTTCAGCATCGCGCAAGAAGCAGAAGACATCCCAATTG GGTCCTGGTATATCCTCAAAGAATCCCATGCAATACCCTTCGACAGGTTTGGCAGTAAATAGACGTTTCATGGGCCATGGTACCTCTGGCGCTTTTGTGTCAAATGAGCCTGCTGAACGGGCAACATACGATCCATTAATTGGAAGAAAAGTTTGGACAAGATGGCCTGAAGACAACAACTTCTATGAAGCTGTTATAACTGATCACAACCCTTCTGAG GGCCGGCATGCCTTAGTCTACGATATAAATACAGCATCTGAGACCTGGGAATGGGTTGATCTCAAGGAG ATCTCTCCTGAGGATATCCGATGGGAAGGTGAGGATCCAGGCATCTCTCATCATGGGGCCCTTGGGCTGCAAGGTCATGGGATTAATAAGCCCTTGAGCCGTGGTCGTTTTATTCCAAGTgttggaagaggaacagagtccTTGAAGGAGCATTCAAAAATAGAATTTCTGCCATCACAGAATGGTGTTCCAATTAAATTGGCGGATGACATTGAATTACTAAACACAGAGACACTAGTAAGAGAG GTGGAGCAGATCATTGTTTTGAGTGATCCAGATCCTCTTGAGCTTGAGAAGGCACAGACTATGCTCAAA GAGCAAGAACAGGCACTTATCAACGCTATTGCAAGGCTTGCAGATGCTTCTGATGGTGACGGTG ATGGCGAACAGCCGCTTTCAAATGGGTGA
- the LOC119998866 gene encoding protein EMSY-LIKE 1-like isoform X3 produces MEAQIHALEQEAYIAVLRAFKAQSDAITWEKEGLITELRKELRVSDDKHRELLTRVNGDEIIQRIREWRQAGGNQAARFSASQPVHDIIPSPTVSASRKKQKTSQLGPGISSKNPMQYPSTGLAVNRRFMGHGTSGAFVSNEPAERATYDPLIGRKVWTRWPEDNNFYEAVITDHNPSEGRHALVYDINTASETWEWVDLKEISPEDIRWEGEDPGISHHGALGLQGHGINKPLSRGRFIPSVGRGTESLKEHSKIEFLPSQNGVPIKLADDIELLNTETLVREVEQIIVLSDPDPLELEKAQTMLKEQEQALINAIARLADASDGDGDGEQPLSNG; encoded by the exons ATGGAGGCCCAAATTCATGCACTTGAGCAAGAAGCTTATATCGCTGTCCTGCGCGCTTTCAAGGCTCAGTCTGATGCCATCACTTGG GAGAAGGAGGGTTTGATAACTGAACTTAGAAAGGAATTGAGGGTATCTGACGACAAACATCGAGAGCTTCTAACCAGGGTCAATGGCGATGAGATCATCCAAAGGATAAG AGAGTGGAGACAGGCAGGTGGGAACCAAGCTGCCAGGTTTAGTGCCTCTCAGCCCGTCCACGATATTATACCCAGTCCTACTGTTTCAGCATCGCGCAAGAAGCAGAAGACATCCCAATTG GGTCCTGGTATATCCTCAAAGAATCCCATGCAATACCCTTCGACAGGTTTGGCAGTAAATAGACGTTTCATGGGCCATGGTACCTCTGGCGCTTTTGTGTCAAATGAGCCTGCTGAACGGGCAACATACGATCCATTAATTGGAAGAAAAGTTTGGACAAGATGGCCTGAAGACAACAACTTCTATGAAGCTGTTATAACTGATCACAACCCTTCTGAG GGCCGGCATGCCTTAGTCTACGATATAAATACAGCATCTGAGACCTGGGAATGGGTTGATCTCAAGGAG ATCTCTCCTGAGGATATCCGATGGGAAGGTGAGGATCCAGGCATCTCTCATCATGGGGCCCTTGGGCTGCAAGGTCATGGGATTAATAAGCCCTTGAGCCGTGGTCGTTTTATTCCAAGTgttggaagaggaacagagtccTTGAAGGAGCATTCAAAAATAGAATTTCTGCCATCACAGAATGGTGTTCCAATTAAATTGGCGGATGACATTGAATTACTAAACACAGAGACACTAGTAAGAGAG GTGGAGCAGATCATTGTTTTGAGTGATCCAGATCCTCTTGAGCTTGAGAAGGCACAGACTATGCTCAAA GAGCAAGAACAGGCACTTATCAACGCTATTGCAAGGCTTGCAGATGCTTCTGATGGTGACGGTG ATGGCGAACAGCCGCTTTCAAATGGGTGA
- the LOC119998866 gene encoding protein EMSY-LIKE 1-like isoform X2: MDYRVSDSSGTDDDLPSSHHNRISRRGHVTGNGTSVVGSAPYSLHSDMEAQIHALEQEAYIAVLRAFKAQSDAITWEKEGLITELRKELRVSDDKHRELLTRVNGDEIIQRIREWRQAGGNQAARFSASQPVHDIIPSPTVSASRKKQKTSQLGPGISSKNPMQYPSTGLAVNRRFMGHGTSGAFVSNEPAERATYDPLIGRKVWTRWPEDNNFYEAVITDHNPSEGRHALVYDINTASETWEWVDLKEISPEDIRWEGEDPGISHHGALGLQGHGINKPLSRGRFIPSVGRGTESLKEHSKIEFLPSQNGVPIKLADDIELLNTETLVREVEQIIVLSDPDPLELEKAQTMLKEQEQALINAIARLADASDGDGDGEQPLSNG, encoded by the exons ATGGACTACCGCGTTTCGGATAGCAGcg GTACTGATGATGATCTCCCTTCTTCACATCACAATAGAATTTCAAGAAGAGGACATGTGACCGGAAATGGAACATCTGTGGTAGGTTCTGCCCCATATTCTTTGCACAGTGACATGGAGGCCCAAATTCATGCACTTGAGCAAGAAGCTTATATCGCTGTCCTGCGCGCTTTCAAGGCTCAGTCTGATGCCATCACTTGG GAGAAGGAGGGTTTGATAACTGAACTTAGAAAGGAATTGAGGGTATCTGACGACAAACATCGAGAGCTTCTAACCAGGGTCAATGGCGATGAGATCATCCAAAGGATAAG AGAGTGGAGACAGGCAGGTGGGAACCAAGCTGCCAGGTTTAGTGCCTCTCAGCCCGTCCACGATATTATACCCAGTCCTACTGTTTCAGCATCGCGCAAGAAGCAGAAGACATCCCAATTG GGTCCTGGTATATCCTCAAAGAATCCCATGCAATACCCTTCGACAGGTTTGGCAGTAAATAGACGTTTCATGGGCCATGGTACCTCTGGCGCTTTTGTGTCAAATGAGCCTGCTGAACGGGCAACATACGATCCATTAATTGGAAGAAAAGTTTGGACAAGATGGCCTGAAGACAACAACTTCTATGAAGCTGTTATAACTGATCACAACCCTTCTGAG GGCCGGCATGCCTTAGTCTACGATATAAATACAGCATCTGAGACCTGGGAATGGGTTGATCTCAAGGAG ATCTCTCCTGAGGATATCCGATGGGAAGGTGAGGATCCAGGCATCTCTCATCATGGGGCCCTTGGGCTGCAAGGTCATGGGATTAATAAGCCCTTGAGCCGTGGTCGTTTTATTCCAAGTgttggaagaggaacagagtccTTGAAGGAGCATTCAAAAATAGAATTTCTGCCATCACAGAATGGTGTTCCAATTAAATTGGCGGATGACATTGAATTACTAAACACAGAGACACTAGTAAGAGAG GTGGAGCAGATCATTGTTTTGAGTGATCCAGATCCTCTTGAGCTTGAGAAGGCACAGACTATGCTCAAA GAGCAAGAACAGGCACTTATCAACGCTATTGCAAGGCTTGCAGATGCTTCTGATGGTGACGGTG ATGGCGAACAGCCGCTTTCAAATGGGTGA
- the LOC119998282 gene encoding nuclear speckle splicing regulatory protein 1-like gives MKGYGLQLRVKPSQQQKKQPGRPPLPTPLGFRDDDDDNVESEISRQASKNKSLKEIEEQHKKALEEDPSVFDYDGVYDEMKGKVARPRAQDREERKPKYIQNLIKKAEERKQSQEIVYERKLAKERSEEDHIYADKDKFVTSAYKKKLAEQAKWMEEERLRELREEKEDVTKKTDLSDFYFNLEKNVAFGSHKALSRKPQERAELRKAEDQDGKVPADTSARSHPLKDMNLPPDSSPLKERHAGETSSDSKSISEANPVADKQISDTCVQDGTYVEQPSADQQMRDRHKRNEDAVASAKERFLARKRAKEQ, from the exons ATGAAGGGTTACGGGCTACAGTTGCGGGTGAAACCATCACAGCAGCAGAAAAAGCAGCCAGGGAGGCCTCCTCTACCAACGCCACTTGGATTTcgtgatgatgacgatgataatGTTGAGTCAGAGATTTCGCGACAGGCCAGCAAGAACAAGTCTCTCAAGGAA ATTGAGGAGCAGCATAAGAAAGCATTGGAAGAGGATCCATCGGTGTTTGACTATGATGGAGTTTATGATGAGATGAAAGGGAAAGTTGCTAGACCACGTGCACAAGATCGTGAAGAGAGAAAG CCAAagtacattcaaaatttaatcAAGAAAGCAGAAGAACGGAAGCAGTCGCAGGAGATAGTATATGAAAGAAAGCTTGCTAAAGAGAGAAGCGAAGAGGACCATATCTATGCAGACAAGGACAAATTTGTGACTAGTGCTTACAAGAAGAAGCTTGCAGAGCAGGCGAAATGGATGGAGGAAGAGCGCTTGCGTGAACTTCGTGAGGAGAAAGAAGAT GTTACCAAGAAGACGGACTTGAGTGATTTTTACTTCAACCTGGAAAAGAATGTTGCATTTGGTTCACATAAGGCGTTGTCTAGGAAGCCTCAAGAGCGGGCTGAATTAAGGAAAGCAGAGGATCAAGACGGTAAAGTTCCTGCTGATACATCGGCAAGAAGTCATCCACTCAAAGACATGAATCTGCCACCGGATTCTTCCCCGTTGAAAGAAAGGCATGCAGGTGAAACATCATCTGATTCTAAGAGTATTTCCGAGGCAAACCCTGTTGCAGACAAGCAAATTTCTGACACTTGTGTACAAGATGGAACTTATGTTGAACAACCTAGTGCAGATCAACAAATGCGTGACCGCCACAAACGGAATGAAGATGCAGTTGCTTCTGCCAAGGAACGTTTTCTGGCACGGAAGAGGGCTAAAGAACAGTAA
- the LOC119998265 gene encoding protein PLANT CADMIUM RESISTANCE 10 — protein sequence MKSQGSYVPPRYIPLGQSDVEAVTTTQNADPPVSGHRGDGPTQWSSGICACCDDMQSCCVGLFCPCFLFGKNAEFLGSGTLIGSCTTHCILWAIVNTVCCMMTDGILLGLPGCFVACYACGYRRALRAKYNLEEAPCGDFITHFCCHLCAICQEYREIRERSGDPNHPDIKLAVVTAPSVQTME from the exons ATGAAAAGCCAAGGGAGTTATGTTCCGCCCCGTTATATTCCGTTGGGACAGTCAGATGTAGAAGCAGTGACTACTACGCAAAATGCAGATCCTCCTGTTTCTGGTCATAGGGGTGATGGACCAACACAGTGGTCATCTGGAATTTGTGCTTGTTGCGATGATATGCAGAGCT GTTGTGTAGGACTTTTTTGTCCTTGCTTTTTGTTTGGAAAGAATGCTGAATTTTTGGGTTCTGGAACTTTGATAGGATCATGCACGACCCATTGTATTTTGTGGGCTATTGTCAATACTGTTTGCTGCATGATGACTGATGGAATTTTGCTGGGATTACCTGGATGCTTTGTTGCATGTTATGCATGTGGCTACCGCAGGGCCCTTCGGGCAAAGTATAATCTAGAG GAAGCGCCCTGTGGAGATTTCATTACTCACTTTTGTTGCCATTTGTGTGCGATTTGTCAAGAGTACAGAGAGATCCGTGAAAGGTCCGGCGATCCTAATCATCCTGATATTAAACTGGCTGTAGTAACAGCTCCATCAGTCCAGACAATGGAATGA
- the LOC119999159 gene encoding zinc finger CCCH domain-containing protein 31-like, with product MDTRKRGRNEGGFNVNGGFKRSKQEMEFLSTGVGSKSKPCTKFFSTVGCPFGESCFFLHYVPGGYNAVAQMMNLGSTTPAAPRNMAATPPMSNGSSSNLSVKSRMCNKYNTAEGCKFGDKCHFAHGEWELGKPVAPSHDEPHVRHNPGRMGGRLEPPPSGAAASFGTLSTAKISIDASVAGAIIGKGGVNSKQICRQTGAKLSIREDESDPNKRNIVLEGSFAQIQEAGAMASELIMNLGPQAGHAKGGGGPGAPAAHRGSNYKKKICDNFTKGSCTFGDRCHFAHGAAELRKVVI from the exons ATGGATACTAGGAAGAGAGGTAGGAATGAAGGTGGATTCAACGTTAATGGCGGCTTCAAGAGATCTAAGCAAG AAATGGAGTTCTTATCAACTGGTGTAGGAAGCAAATCGAAGCCATGCACCAAATTTTTCAG CACCGTGGGTTGTCCATTTGGCGAGAGCTGCTTCTTCCTGCACTATGTTCCTGGAGGCTATAATGCTGTTGCCCAGATGATGAATTTAGGGTCCACAACACCTGCTGCACCTAGAAATATGGCAGCAACACCACCCATGTCAAATGGTTCATCATCGAATCTGAGTGTTAAAAGTCGCATGTGCAACAAGTACAATACTGCTGAAGGCTGCAAGTTTGGGGACAAGTGCCACTTTGCACATGGTGAATGGGAACTTGGCAAGCCTGTTGCACCTTCTCATGACGAGCCTCATGTGAGACACAATCCTGGTCGCATGGGTGGTAGGTTGGAACCCCCACCCTCTGGCGCTGCTGCTAGCTTCGGCACTTTATCCACCGCAAAAATCAGCATAGATGCCTCAGTTGCTGGAGCCATCATTGGTAAAGGTGGTGTTAATTCAAAACAGATATGTCGCCAAACAGGGGCTAAACTTTCTATCCGCGAGGATGAGTCGGATCCTAATAAGAGGAACATTGTACTTGAGGGGTCGTTTGCTCAGATACAGGAAGCTGGTGCGATGGCGAGTGAGCTAATCATGAACCTTGGTCCACAGGCTGGCCATGCTAAAGGTGGTGGAGGACCTGGGGCCCCAGCAGCTCATCGAGGAAGCAACTACAAGAAGAAGATTTGTGATAATTTTACCAAAGGATCTTGCACCTTTGGGGATAGATGTCACTTTGCACATGGTGCTGCTGAGTTGCGGAAGGTAgttatctga
- the LOC119998165 gene encoding uroporphyrinogen-III C-methyltransferase-like, protein MALVDKLSSLSFLSSRHTLKANSLIPSPICSLQCKSSSFSSPFTEKHSAERYRRDQWVYNNQPEQQLQLQSCCLASDTESVRENDIALQLPELKKLLQVLKEKREKDCVGGDGDGKCGPGNVFLVGTGPGDPELLTLKAVRVIKSAELLLYDRLVSNDVLDLVSPDARLLYVGKTAGYHSRTQEEIHELLLSFAEAGATVVRLKGGDPLVFGRGGEEMDFLQQQGIQVKIIPGITASSGIAAELGIPLTHRGVATSVRFLTGHSRKGGKDPLFVAESAADPDSTLVVYMGLSTLPSLALKLMQHGLPPDTPAAAVERGTTPQQRTVFAELKDLADEIASAELVSPTLIIIGNVVALSPFWPQSSEAASSCLVNAQ, encoded by the exons ATGGCTTTAGTCGATAAGCTTAGCTCTCTGTCTTTTCTCTCTTCACGCCATACCCTCAAAGCCAATTCCTTAATCCCATCTCCCATTTGTTCTTTACAATGCAaaagctcttctttttcttcccctttcACAGAGAAGCACTCTGCAGAGAGGTACCGACGAGACCAGTGGGTTTACAATAACCAACCGGAGCAGCAATTGCAGCTCCAATCGTGTTGTCTTGCATCTGACACTGAATCGGTTAGGGAAAATGACATAGCTTTGCAGTTGCCAGAGCTGAAGAAGTTGTTACAGGTGCttaaagagaaaagagagaaagattgTGTTGGTGGCGATGGGGATGGGAAGTGTGGACCGGGTAATGTGTTTTTGGTAGGGACAGGACCTGGGGACCCAGAGCTGTTGACTCTGAAGGCAGTGAGGGTGATAAAGAGTGCTGAGTTGTTGTTGTATGATCGATTGGTGTCTAATGATGTATTGGATTTGGTTAGTCCGGATGCTAGATTGCTCTACGTTGGCAAAACTGCTGGCTACCACAGCAGAACCCAG GAGGAGATACACGAGTTACTTCTAAGTTTCGCCGAAGCAGGGGCAACTGTTGTGAGACTTAAAGGAGGGGATCCCCTG GTGTTTGGGAGGGGTGGAGAAGAGATGGACTTTCTGCAACAGCAGGGGATTCAAGTGAAAATTATTCCAG GTATTACTGCATCTTCTGGAATAGCAGCAGAGCTTGGGATTCCATTAACCCATCGAGGTGTGGCAACTAGTGTTAGATTTCTCACTGGACACTCAAGAAAAGGAGGAAAAGATCCTCTATTTGTAGCAGAGAGTGCAGCTGACCCTGACTCTACCTTGGTTGTTTATATGGGCTTATCAACACTCCCTTCTCTTGCACTAAAGTTGATGCAGCATGGCCTGCCACCAGATACCCCAGCTGCAGCAGTCGAGCGAGGAACAACTCCTCAACAGCGAACG GTTTTTGCGGAACTTAAGGATCTTGCTGACGAGATTGCATCAGCAGAGTTAGTATCACCAACGCTCATAATCATTGGAAATGTTGTTGCACTTTCACCATTTTGGCCACAATCGTCAGAAGCAGCATCATCCTGTTTAGTAAATGCTCAATAG